One Fusobacterium nucleatum genomic window carries:
- a CDS encoding 2-isopropylmalate synthase, with protein sequence MKHIKIFDTTLRDGEQTPRVNLNAKEKLRIAKQLESLGVDVIEAGFAAASSGDFSAIQLIAENIKNSTVTSLARAIKSDIEVAAEAIKKAAKPRIHTFIATSPVHREFKLKMSKEEILKSVDEMVRYAKSFVEDIEFSAEDAMRTEKEYLVEVYETAIKAGATTINIPDTVGYRTPDEMYETIKYLKDNIKGIENIDISVHCHNDLGLAVANSIAAVEAGATQIECTVNGIGERAGNTSLEEVVMILKTRKDLFEGYTTNIDTKQIYPASKLVSLLTGVTTQPNKAIVGANAFSHESGIHQHGVLANPETYEIMKPETVGRNVDNLVLGKLSGKHAFIDKLNNLGLSGFDDKKIEQLFAEFKNLADRKKYVLDDDIISLVSGDAAEVVKGRLSLEQFEISRKDSKTKAEINILLDGEKEVSASYGSGPVDASYKAINRILNDNFVLEEYKLESITGDTDAQAQVVVIIEKNGKRYIGRAQSTDIVEASIKAYINALNRLYQD encoded by the coding sequence ATGAAACATATAAAAATTTTTGATACTACATTAAGAGATGGTGAACAAACACCTAGAGTTAATCTTAATGCCAAAGAAAAATTGAGAATTGCAAAACAATTAGAATCTTTAGGAGTTGATGTTATAGAAGCTGGTTTTGCAGCTGCCTCATCTGGAGATTTTAGTGCTATTCAATTAATAGCAGAAAACATTAAAAATTCAACTGTTACAAGTTTAGCAAGAGCAATTAAAAGTGATATTGAAGTTGCAGCTGAAGCTATTAAAAAAGCTGCTAAACCTAGAATACATACATTTATAGCTACTTCTCCTGTTCATAGAGAATTTAAGTTAAAGATGTCTAAGGAAGAAATTTTAAAATCAGTTGATGAAATGGTTAGATATGCAAAATCTTTTGTAGAAGATATTGAATTTTCAGCAGAAGATGCAATGAGAACAGAAAAAGAATATCTTGTAGAAGTGTATGAAACTGCAATAAAAGCAGGAGCTACAACTATAAATATTCCAGATACTGTTGGATATAGAACTCCTGATGAAATGTATGAAACTATTAAATATTTAAAAGATAATATAAAAGGTATTGAGAATATTGATATCTCTGTGCATTGTCATAATGATTTAGGACTTGCAGTTGCAAACTCAATAGCAGCAGTTGAAGCAGGAGCAACTCAAATAGAATGTACTGTCAATGGAATAGGAGAAAGAGCTGGAAACACTTCACTTGAAGAAGTAGTTATGATTTTGAAAACTAGAAAAGATTTATTTGAAGGCTATACAACAAATATAGATACAAAACAAATCTATCCAGCAAGTAAATTAGTTAGTTTACTAACAGGGGTTACAACTCAACCAAACAAAGCTATTGTTGGGGCTAATGCCTTTTCTCATGAATCAGGTATACATCAACATGGAGTTTTAGCTAATCCAGAAACTTATGAAATTATGAAACCTGAAACAGTAGGTAGAAATGTTGATAACCTTGTACTTGGAAAATTATCAGGAAAACATGCCTTTATTGATAAACTAAATAATCTTGGTTTAAGTGGTTTTGATGATAAAAAGATAGAGCAACTTTTTGCAGAATTTAAAAATTTAGCTGATAGAAAAAAATATGTTTTAGATGATGATATTATTTCCTTAGTAAGTGGAGATGCAGCAGAAGTTGTAAAAGGTAGACTTTCTCTTGAACAATTTGAAATAAGCAGAAAAGATTCTAAAACTAAGGCAGAAATAAACATTCTACTAGATGGAGAAAAAGAAGTTTCAGCCTCTTATGGTAGTGGACCAGTTGATGCCTCTTATAAGGCAATCAATAGAATTTTAAATGATAATTTTGTTTTAGAAGAATATAAACTTGAATCTATAACAGGTGATACTGATGCACAGGC
- the ilvN gene encoding acetolactate synthase small subunit — translation MNREHHILIITKNTNGIVARIMSLFNRRGYFVKKMSAGVTNKEGYARLTLTVDGDKESLDQIQKQVYKIIDVVKVKIFPEKDVIRRELMLLKVKADEETRSQIVQIANIYRGNILDVSPKSVVIELTGDIEKLRGFVNMMENYGVLEMAKTGVLAMSRGEKM, via the coding sequence ATGAATAGAGAGCATCATATTTTAATAATTACTAAAAATACCAATGGAATTGTTGCAAGAATAATGTCTCTTTTCAACAGAAGAGGATATTTTGTTAAAAAGATGTCTGCTGGTGTAACAAATAAAGAGGGCTATGCAAGACTTACTCTTACAGTTGATGGAGATAAGGAATCTCTGGATCAAATTCAAAAACAAGTTTATAAAATTATAGATGTTGTTAAAGTTAAGATATTCCCTGAAAAAGATGTTATAAGAAGAGAACTTATGCTTTTAAAAGTTAAAGCTGATGAAGAAACAAGATCTCAAATTGTACAAATTGCTAATATATATCGTGGAAATATTCTTGATGTTTCTCCAAAATCAGTTGTTATAGAACTGACTGGGGATATAGAAAAGCTAAGAGGTTTTGTTAATATGATGGAAAATTATGGAGTTTTAGAGATGGCAAAGACAGGGGTACTTGCAATGAGCCGTGGAGAAAAAATGTAA